The following proteins are encoded in a genomic region of Labilithrix sp.:
- a CDS encoding penicillin-insensitive murein endopeptidase: protein MLTGSAELPRSGEGFKWLRNDDHHHGVPRFVAAIERAAGSVARQRPGAMLSVGDISALHGGMLMPHLSHRSGRDADLLLYWTTLDGAPVETPGWIRMQADGLAWDEKGKRFLRFDVERTWLLVKALLEDPEARVQWVFANRKVNALLVEWARARGDSNATIARAIDVMLEPRPGGPHDDHVHVRTACTAAEIIAGCEPTGPPRPWLLALDDAFELPSDHELATALFQPYRSDGAKR, encoded by the coding sequence GTGCTGACGGGGTCGGCCGAGCTCCCGCGCTCCGGGGAAGGGTTCAAGTGGCTCCGCAACGACGACCATCACCACGGGGTCCCGCGGTTCGTCGCCGCGATCGAGCGCGCGGCCGGATCGGTGGCGCGGCAGCGGCCCGGCGCGATGCTGTCCGTCGGCGACATCTCGGCGCTCCACGGCGGCATGCTCATGCCGCACCTCTCGCATCGGAGCGGTCGCGACGCGGACCTCCTCCTCTACTGGACCACGCTCGACGGCGCGCCGGTCGAGACGCCGGGATGGATCCGGATGCAGGCCGACGGCCTCGCGTGGGACGAGAAAGGGAAGCGCTTCCTCCGCTTCGACGTCGAGCGGACGTGGCTCCTCGTGAAGGCCCTCCTCGAGGACCCGGAGGCGCGCGTGCAGTGGGTGTTCGCGAACCGGAAGGTCAACGCGCTCCTCGTCGAGTGGGCGCGGGCACGCGGCGACTCGAACGCGACGATCGCGCGCGCGATCGACGTGATGCTCGAGCCCCGGCCCGGCGGGCCGCACGACGATCACGTGCACGTCCGCACCGCGTGCACGGCGGCGGAGATCATCGCCGGCTGCGAGCCCACCGGTCCGCCGCGGCCGTGGCTCCTCGCGCTCGACGACGCGTTCGAGCTGCCGAGCGACCACGAGCTCGCGACCGCGCTCTTCCAGCCGTACCGGAGCGATGGGGCGAAGCGCTGA
- the mce gene encoding methylmalonyl-CoA epimerase produces the protein MKKIDHVAVCVADTDEAIAKYKQVLGLEPDVREVVASQKTEATLLPIGETSIELISPKGNEGLAKFLEKRGPGIHHIAIEVEGIEGALATLKALGVQLIDETPRKGARGHKVAFLHPKATGGVLVELVEPDHEAAAGP, from the coding sequence ATCAAGAAGATCGACCATGTGGCCGTCTGTGTCGCGGACACCGATGAAGCGATTGCGAAATACAAGCAGGTCCTCGGCCTCGAGCCGGACGTGCGCGAGGTCGTCGCGTCGCAGAAGACGGAGGCGACGCTCCTGCCGATCGGCGAGACCAGCATCGAGCTCATCTCGCCCAAGGGAAACGAGGGCCTCGCGAAGTTCCTCGAGAAGCGCGGGCCGGGGATCCATCACATCGCGATCGAGGTCGAGGGGATCGAAGGCGCCCTCGCGACCCTCAAGGCGCTCGGCGTCCAGCTCATCGACGAGACCCCGCGCAAGGGGGCCAGGGGGCACAAAGTCGCGTTTTTGCATCCGAAAGCGACGGGCGGCGTGCTCGTCGAGCTGGTCGAGCCCGACCACGAAGCCGCCGCCGGGCCGTAG
- a CDS encoding glycosyltransferase, with protein MISVLLPYRNAVGTLDEAIGSIRADLGGEDEMVLVDDGSTDGGAAIAARYAGPRVIQVTTPGVGIAAALNVGLTRCRGRYVARMDADDVSLPGRLAASRALLDRDPALAVAAVRVELFGSPAAGMERYVAWQNGIVTAEEHASAIFVEAPVCHPATLIRRESLAAVGGYRDGHFAEDYDLWLRIVAAGMGIAKVPTVLFRWRIHPGSLTWSHARYSADAHRKLRAGYLAARLPGPFALWGAGAAGRRLARELEAHGPRPDFFIDIDPKKIGRTARARPILALDDGLARARAEGLFVIVALAAPGARDLARARLAAGGFREGSDYLCGC; from the coding sequence ATGATTTCGGTTCTTCTTCCTTATCGGAATGCTGTGGGGACGCTCGATGAGGCGATCGGGAGCATTCGGGCGGATCTCGGGGGGGAGGACGAGATGGTGCTCGTCGATGACGGCAGCACGGACGGCGGGGCCGCGATCGCCGCCCGGTACGCCGGCCCACGTGTCATTCAGGTGACAACGCCGGGGGTCGGTATCGCTGCGGCGCTCAACGTCGGGTTGACGCGGTGCCGCGGTCGCTACGTCGCGCGGATGGACGCCGACGACGTCTCGCTCCCCGGCCGCCTCGCTGCGTCGCGCGCTCTGCTCGATCGCGATCCCGCGCTCGCCGTCGCCGCGGTCCGGGTGGAGCTCTTCGGCTCCCCCGCCGCCGGGATGGAGCGCTACGTCGCGTGGCAGAACGGGATCGTCACCGCCGAAGAGCACGCGAGCGCGATCTTCGTCGAGGCGCCGGTTTGTCATCCCGCGACGCTGATCCGGCGCGAGTCGCTCGCCGCGGTCGGCGGCTACCGCGACGGGCACTTCGCGGAGGACTACGACCTGTGGCTCCGCATCGTCGCGGCGGGGATGGGCATCGCGAAGGTCCCCACCGTGCTCTTCCGCTGGCGCATCCACCCCGGCAGCCTGACCTGGAGCCACGCGCGCTACTCCGCCGACGCGCACCGCAAGCTCCGCGCAGGCTACCTCGCCGCGCGCCTCCCCGGCCCGTTCGCGCTCTGGGGCGCGGGCGCCGCCGGCCGCCGCCTCGCGCGCGAGCTCGAGGCGCACGGCCCGCGCCCCGACTTCTTCATCGACATCGATCCGAAGAAGATCGGCCGCACCGCGCGCGCGCGTCCGATCCTCGCCCTCGACGACGGACTCGCCCGCGCTCGCGCCGAAGGCCTCTTCGTCATCGTCGCCCTCGCCGCCCCGGGCGCCCGCGACCTCGCCCGCGCCCGCCTCGCCGCCGGCGGCTTCCGCGAGGGCAGCGACTACCTCTGCGGATGTTGA
- a CDS encoding ABC transporter permease subunit, whose protein sequence is MVPGESKPTATRILQRAVVAAVLVVVWAAASEAARSALFPGPLEVARSLVASARGGMLGRAVVVSALRLSFGYLLALTLGVPLGVVLARVPALKRALGPLLLGLSSVPSICWLPLAIVWFGLSEAAIQVVVVLGAALPITLATESSVRQLPPSIERAARTMGARGFTLLFRVLLAAALPGILTGAKMGWTFALRSLMAGELLFVSGGLGQLLETGRDLADTALVLGVVVVIVVLSRASERVLFGPVERLVARRWGTAAP, encoded by the coding sequence ATGGTGCCTGGGGAGTCGAAGCCGACGGCGACGCGCATCCTGCAGAGAGCGGTCGTCGCGGCGGTCCTCGTCGTCGTCTGGGCGGCGGCGTCTGAGGCGGCGCGGAGCGCGCTGTTTCCGGGCCCGCTCGAGGTGGCGCGCTCGCTCGTCGCGTCCGCGCGCGGCGGCATGCTCGGACGCGCCGTCGTCGTGAGCGCGCTCCGCCTCTCGTTCGGGTACCTGCTCGCGCTGACGCTCGGCGTGCCGCTCGGCGTCGTCCTCGCGCGCGTCCCGGCGCTGAAGCGGGCGCTCGGCCCGCTGCTCCTCGGGCTGTCGAGCGTCCCTTCCATCTGCTGGCTGCCGCTCGCGATCGTGTGGTTCGGTCTGTCCGAGGCGGCGATCCAGGTCGTCGTCGTCCTCGGCGCCGCGCTCCCGATCACGCTCGCGACCGAGAGCTCCGTGCGCCAGCTCCCGCCCTCGATCGAGCGCGCCGCGCGCACGATGGGCGCGCGAGGTTTCACGCTCCTCTTCCGGGTGCTCCTCGCCGCGGCGCTCCCGGGGATCCTCACCGGCGCGAAGATGGGCTGGACCTTCGCGCTGCGCTCGCTGATGGCGGGCGAGCTCCTCTTCGTCTCCGGTGGCCTCGGGCAGCTCCTCGAGACGGGCCGCGACCTCGCCGACACCGCGCTCGTCCTCGGCGTCGTCGTCGTCATCGTCGTGCTGTCGCGCGCGAGCGAGCGGGTCCTCTTCGGTCCGGTGGAGCGCCTCGTCGCGCGCCGCTGGGGAACGGCGGCGCCCTGA
- a CDS encoding site-specific DNA-methyltransferase, with translation MGRSAENALVHADARDLGRFVAAGSADLAYLDPPFKVEKTFGARVARGTSRAKGPVAYDDTWPSLEAYLAWLEERVAIVRALLSPRGTMWLHLDQRAVHEAKVVCDRVFGARSFRGEVIWVPGNGSKSRTGPGMGHQTLLLYARGKEPIWNAKDPALRAPFAATSQAMHFNNVDADGRRYRDRTVGGKTYRYYADEGRALGSVWTDCPSMSANTPLRAETTGYPTQKPLKLLDRIVRASSAPRSLVVDPFCGSGTTLVAASSAGRRFAGADVGALAIATTRARLDAARISYAMRS, from the coding sequence ATGGGGCGAAGCGCTGAGAACGCGCTCGTCCACGCCGACGCGCGCGACCTCGGACGCTTCGTCGCCGCCGGCTCCGCCGACCTCGCGTACCTCGATCCGCCCTTCAAGGTCGAGAAGACCTTCGGCGCGCGCGTCGCGCGGGGGACCTCGCGCGCGAAGGGGCCCGTCGCGTACGACGACACGTGGCCGTCGCTCGAGGCATACCTCGCGTGGCTCGAGGAGCGCGTCGCGATCGTGCGGGCGCTCCTGTCGCCGCGCGGCACGATGTGGCTCCACCTCGATCAGCGCGCGGTCCACGAGGCGAAGGTCGTCTGCGATCGCGTCTTCGGCGCGCGCTCGTTTCGCGGTGAGGTGATCTGGGTCCCCGGCAACGGGAGCAAGAGCCGGACCGGTCCGGGGATGGGCCACCAGACGCTGCTCCTCTACGCGCGCGGCAAGGAGCCGATCTGGAACGCGAAGGATCCCGCCCTCCGCGCGCCGTTCGCGGCGACGAGCCAGGCGATGCACTTCAACAACGTCGACGCGGACGGTCGCCGCTACCGCGATCGCACGGTGGGTGGGAAGACGTATCGCTACTACGCCGACGAGGGGCGCGCGCTCGGCAGCGTGTGGACCGACTGCCCCTCGATGAGCGCGAACACGCCGCTCCGCGCGGAGACGACGGGGTACCCGACCCAGAAGCCGCTCAAGCTGCTCGATCGCATCGTGCGGGCGTCGAGCGCGCCGCGATCGCTCGTCGTCGATCCGTTCTGTGGATCCGGCACCACGCTCGTCGCCGCCTCGAGCGCGGGGCGGCGCTTCGCCGGCGCGGACGTCGGCGCGCTCGCGATCGCGACGACGCGCGCTCGCCTCGACGCGGCTCGCATCTCGTACGCGATGCGTTCATGA
- a CDS encoding bifunctional precorrin-2 dehydrogenase/sirohydrochlorin ferrochelatase, with translation MSLFPLFLRLDGRDVLVVGAGAVAERKIEDLAAAGARVRVVAKTATPAVHAMSAEGACTLSLRAFEARDVGAAWLVVAATADAATQKEVCDLAAAARIFAVAIDDPPNGSAISASVVRRGPFTVAISSSGEAPALSRLLREVLEQALPADDWIEAARALRERWKREGTPMASRFPELVRAFKERAR, from the coding sequence ATGAGCCTCTTCCCGCTCTTTCTCCGCCTCGACGGGAGAGACGTCCTCGTCGTCGGCGCCGGCGCGGTCGCCGAGCGGAAGATCGAGGACCTCGCCGCCGCCGGCGCGCGCGTGCGCGTCGTCGCGAAGACGGCGACGCCCGCCGTGCACGCGATGAGCGCCGAGGGCGCGTGCACGCTCTCGCTCCGCGCGTTCGAGGCGCGCGACGTCGGCGCGGCCTGGCTCGTCGTCGCGGCGACGGCGGACGCGGCGACGCAGAAGGAGGTCTGCGACCTCGCCGCCGCGGCGCGCATCTTCGCCGTCGCGATCGACGATCCTCCGAATGGCTCCGCGATCTCGGCCAGCGTCGTCCGGCGCGGGCCCTTCACCGTCGCGATCTCGTCGTCGGGCGAGGCGCCCGCGCTGTCGCGGCTCCTGCGCGAGGTGCTCGAGCAGGCCCTCCCCGCCGACGACTGGATCGAGGCTGCCCGCGCGCTCCGCGAGCGATGGAAACGCGAAGGCACCCCGATGGCCTCACGCTTCCCGGAGCTCGTCCGCGCGTTCAAGGAGCGCGCGCGGTAG
- a CDS encoding 1-acyl-sn-glycerol-3-phosphate acyltransferase, translated as MLRNLSFVDYLALDYLTKKLSLPRIGFANDLGVLSSVLPRSEAQHVQRLRRAIDSGSSAALFLKRPPSLLEPQLRRGRREGDAFLEELLALQRELRSPILLVPQVFVWTKSQDERKQNVVDALFGPREWPGKIRTVTQFLMNYRHVTLRAGEPLDLQEFLRAEEGGAQELSGVRGGGARPSAERPLEQDAVLVRRLTYALLRRLERERRAVVGPTKKAPDRLRDQVVRSPRLQKVIRDMAGEGQEQRRVLGFRALAMLRELEAEIDPNALRAMDAAFDQTVARMYSGFEIDKEGLERLRAAAKDGTLVLLPSHKSHVDYIILTRLFMHANMPVPLVAAGDNLSFFPLGPVLRRGGAFFIRRSFKGDRLYGAVVDAYMRRLILDGWPLEFFLEGARSRTGKLLPPKLGLLSIVVDAVLGAASEGPQRKVYFCPISIGYERVVEEREYVRELTGGEKKKEDVRGLFAAAETALGRYGRLNVQFGELVTIDGVITELGGSGVQALTPARRRALVTRLAYRVMNEINRVTAVTPSALVAAALLTHGRRGITHEDLVASCERFVAILKAEGARFTPSLRVVTGTSFELRVGAIQEACELFQRAGHLETHRPGPVGEKAAAPRPGPEAMYVVPDVARLSLDIAKNLLVHFFVTRAMLATPLVAAPQGLTRTQLEENAQALSRLFKYEFQFRADATFETIFAETLAAMQASGEVAARDGTFLLAPSGEPRERAVLHARMIRSFLEGYRVAARGCAALLKGPLAPKDLAKRVIATGERMFLAGDIAYREAVSRPVIENALLAFAEQGYLGRADGKYVLAESYASADAVKVIEGRVAAWLPSPTL; from the coding sequence GTGCTGCGGAACCTCTCCTTCGTCGACTACCTCGCGCTCGACTACCTCACGAAGAAGCTCTCGCTCCCGCGGATCGGGTTCGCGAACGACCTCGGCGTGCTCTCCTCCGTGCTGCCGCGCAGCGAGGCGCAGCACGTCCAGCGGCTCCGTCGCGCGATCGACTCCGGCAGCTCCGCCGCGCTGTTCCTGAAGCGCCCGCCCTCCCTCCTCGAGCCGCAGCTCCGCCGCGGCCGCCGCGAAGGCGACGCGTTCCTCGAGGAGCTGCTCGCTCTTCAGCGGGAGCTTCGCTCGCCGATCCTCCTCGTGCCGCAGGTGTTCGTCTGGACGAAGAGCCAGGACGAGCGGAAGCAGAACGTCGTCGACGCGCTCTTCGGACCGCGCGAGTGGCCGGGGAAGATCCGCACCGTGACGCAGTTCTTGATGAACTACCGCCACGTCACGCTCCGCGCCGGCGAGCCGCTCGACCTCCAGGAGTTCCTCCGCGCCGAGGAGGGCGGCGCGCAGGAGCTCTCGGGGGTCCGGGGCGGCGGAGCGCGTCCAAGCGCGGAGAGGCCTCTCGAACAAGACGCGGTGCTCGTGCGGCGCCTCACCTACGCGCTCCTGCGGCGGCTCGAGCGCGAGCGCCGCGCGGTGGTGGGGCCGACGAAGAAGGCGCCCGATCGGCTGCGCGATCAGGTCGTGCGGAGCCCGCGCCTGCAGAAGGTCATCCGCGACATGGCGGGCGAAGGACAAGAGCAGCGGCGCGTGCTCGGCTTCCGCGCGCTCGCGATGTTGCGCGAGCTCGAGGCGGAGATCGATCCCAACGCCCTCCGCGCGATGGACGCGGCGTTCGATCAGACCGTCGCGCGGATGTACTCCGGCTTCGAGATCGACAAGGAGGGGCTCGAGCGCCTGCGCGCGGCGGCGAAGGACGGCACGCTCGTGCTCCTGCCGAGCCACAAGTCGCACGTCGACTACATCATCCTGACGCGGCTCTTCATGCACGCGAACATGCCGGTGCCGCTCGTGGCCGCGGGCGACAACCTCTCGTTCTTTCCGCTCGGCCCCGTCCTCCGGCGCGGCGGGGCGTTCTTCATCCGCCGCAGCTTCAAGGGCGACCGCCTCTACGGCGCCGTCGTCGACGCGTACATGCGGCGCCTCATCCTCGACGGCTGGCCGCTCGAGTTCTTCCTCGAAGGCGCGCGCTCGCGCACGGGCAAGCTGTTGCCCCCGAAGTTGGGCCTATTGTCCATCGTCGTCGACGCCGTGCTCGGCGCCGCCTCGGAGGGACCGCAGCGGAAGGTGTACTTCTGCCCGATCTCGATCGGCTACGAGCGCGTGGTGGAGGAGCGCGAGTACGTGCGCGAGCTCACCGGCGGCGAGAAGAAGAAGGAGGACGTGCGCGGCCTCTTCGCGGCGGCGGAGACGGCGCTCGGCCGCTACGGCCGCCTCAACGTGCAGTTCGGGGAGCTCGTCACGATCGACGGCGTCATCACGGAGCTCGGCGGCTCCGGCGTCCAGGCGCTCACGCCGGCGCGGCGCCGCGCGCTCGTCACGCGCCTCGCCTACCGCGTGATGAACGAGATCAACCGCGTCACCGCGGTCACGCCGAGCGCGCTCGTCGCCGCCGCGCTCCTGACGCACGGCCGCCGCGGCATCACGCACGAGGACCTCGTCGCGTCGTGCGAGCGCTTCGTCGCGATCCTCAAGGCGGAGGGCGCTCGCTTCACGCCGTCGCTCCGCGTCGTCACCGGCACGAGCTTCGAGCTGCGCGTCGGGGCGATCCAGGAGGCCTGCGAGCTCTTCCAGCGCGCGGGGCACCTCGAGACGCATCGGCCGGGACCGGTCGGGGAGAAGGCGGCCGCGCCGCGGCCGGGACCGGAGGCTATGTACGTCGTGCCCGACGTCGCGCGCCTCTCGCTCGACATCGCGAAGAACCTGCTCGTCCATTTCTTCGTCACGCGCGCGATGCTCGCGACCCCGCTCGTCGCCGCGCCGCAGGGCCTCACCCGCACGCAGCTCGAGGAGAACGCGCAGGCCCTCTCCCGCCTCTTCAAGTACGAGTTCCAGTTCCGCGCCGACGCGACGTTCGAGACGATCTTCGCCGAGACGCTCGCGGCGATGCAGGCGAGCGGCGAGGTCGCCGCGCGCGACGGCACGTTCCTCCTCGCGCCCTCCGGCGAGCCACGCGAGCGCGCGGTGCTGCACGCGCGGATGATCCGGAGCTTCCTCGAGGGCTATCGCGTCGCCGCGCGCGGATGCGCGGCGCTCCTGAAGGGCCCCCTCGCCCCGAAGGACCTCGCGAAGCGCGTGATCGCGACCGGCGAGCGGATGTTCCTCGCCGGCGACATCGCGTACCGCGAGGCGGTGAGCCGCCCCGTCATCGAGAACGCCCTCCTCGCGTTCGCCGAGCAGGGCTACCTCGGCCGCGCGGACGGCAAGTACGTCCTCGCCGAGAGCTACGCGAGCGCCGACGCGGTGAAGGTCATCGAAGGCCGCGTCGCGGCGTGGCTGCCGAGCCCCACGCTTTGA
- the cobA gene encoding uroporphyrinogen-III C-methyltransferase, with protein sequence MLVVAKSAPRGRVFLVGAGPGDPDLLTVKALRILQNACIVAYDELVGPAIMDLIPAGAERIPVGRRKGTCPSAPSIHPAVLERALAGHDVVRLKGGDPMVFGRGGEEAAELTALAIPFEIVPGVSAALGAAASSGIPLTHRDASKAVTFATAQLRHDSTADPLADLPRSGTIVLYMGLSTLGETTARLIAAGRAPETPAAVVSRATLPDERVVTATLATIAAAVEHAALATPALVVIGDVVARRVISPAAPAHTAAPERAATPARGRIA encoded by the coding sequence ATGCTCGTCGTCGCGAAGTCGGCCCCCCGCGGCCGCGTGTTCCTCGTCGGCGCGGGCCCGGGCGATCCGGACCTCCTCACGGTGAAGGCGCTCCGTATATTGCAGAATGCATGCATCGTCGCGTACGACGAGCTCGTCGGCCCCGCGATCATGGACCTGATCCCGGCGGGCGCGGAGCGCATCCCGGTCGGCCGGAGGAAGGGCACCTGTCCGAGCGCGCCGTCGATCCATCCCGCCGTGCTCGAGCGCGCGCTCGCCGGTCACGACGTCGTGCGCTTGAAGGGAGGCGATCCGATGGTCTTCGGGCGCGGCGGGGAGGAGGCGGCGGAGCTCACCGCGCTGGCGATCCCGTTCGAGATCGTCCCCGGCGTCAGCGCCGCTCTCGGCGCCGCGGCGTCGAGCGGGATCCCGCTCACGCACCGCGACGCGTCGAAGGCGGTGACGTTCGCGACCGCGCAGCTGCGCCACGACTCGACGGCGGATCCGCTCGCCGACCTCCCGCGGAGCGGCACGATCGTGCTCTACATGGGTCTCTCGACGCTGGGCGAGACCACGGCGCGCCTCATCGCGGCGGGCCGCGCGCCGGAGACACCGGCGGCGGTGGTGTCGCGCGCGACGCTGCCGGACGAGCGCGTCGTCACCGCCACGCTCGCGACGATCGCGGCCGCCGTCGAGCACGCCGCCCTCGCGACCCCGGCGCTGGTCGTGATCGGCGACGTCGTCGCGAGGCGCGTCATCAGCCCCGCCGCGCCCGCGCATACCGCCGCGCCCGAGCGCGCCGCCACGCCCGCGCGTGGCCGCATCGCGTGA
- a CDS encoding PEGA domain-containing protein, whose protein sequence is MIIFGKSKRVATGVAVALVSSLVFVSPASAQPAPAPPAAEKPADPKALFTSGEKKFKAGDYAGALADFEASNAAKADIATQRYVAVSHDNLQHFTEAVAAYEKFIADATAAKKMNDEVEQARKRVEAIQATPGTVNVITVPEGASIVLDGAQTPYEKTTPVEIPLTPGKHKLLVGAEGYENSSYDVDVTYASKQDVKIELVKKAPPPPPPPVVAEQPPPPPPPPPPPPPEPRSKVPAYVTGGVAIVAAGVGTVFGIKALNDSSEFKKNPTTERADDGENNALVADMMFGIAITFGVTSAVLFLSNDAPSSAKAKLPRTAAAPAAKKKPLVKFTPAPYVNQHGGGFGGVFQF, encoded by the coding sequence ATGATCATCTTCGGGAAATCCAAGCGAGTCGCGACGGGTGTCGCGGTCGCTCTGGTCTCTTCGCTGGTCTTCGTCAGCCCCGCGTCCGCGCAGCCGGCGCCCGCGCCCCCGGCGGCAGAGAAGCCCGCCGATCCGAAGGCCCTCTTCACGTCGGGAGAGAAGAAGTTCAAGGCCGGCGACTACGCCGGCGCGCTCGCCGACTTCGAGGCGTCGAACGCGGCGAAGGCCGACATCGCGACCCAGCGCTACGTCGCGGTCTCGCACGACAACCTCCAGCACTTCACCGAGGCCGTCGCCGCGTACGAGAAGTTCATCGCCGACGCCACCGCGGCGAAGAAGATGAACGACGAGGTCGAGCAGGCGAGGAAGCGCGTCGAGGCGATCCAGGCGACGCCCGGCACGGTGAACGTCATCACCGTGCCCGAGGGCGCCTCCATCGTCCTCGACGGCGCGCAGACGCCGTACGAGAAGACCACGCCGGTCGAGATCCCGCTCACGCCCGGGAAGCACAAGCTCCTCGTCGGCGCGGAGGGCTACGAGAACAGCAGCTACGACGTCGACGTCACGTACGCGTCGAAGCAGGACGTGAAGATCGAGCTCGTGAAGAAGGCGCCCCCGCCGCCCCCGCCGCCCGTGGTCGCCGAGCAGCCGCCGCCTCCGCCGCCGCCCCCGCCGCCTCCGCCGCCCGAGCCGCGCAGCAAGGTGCCGGCGTACGTCACCGGCGGCGTCGCGATCGTCGCGGCCGGCGTCGGCACCGTGTTCGGCATCAAGGCCCTCAACGACTCGAGCGAGTTCAAGAAGAACCCGACCACCGAGCGCGCCGACGACGGCGAGAACAACGCGCTCGTCGCCGACATGATGTTCGGCATCGCGATCACGTTCGGCGTCACGAGCGCCGTCCTCTTCCTCTCGAACGACGCGCCCTCGAGCGCGAAGGCCAAGCTCCCGCGCACGGCGGCCGCGCCCGCGGCGAAGAAGAAGCCGCTCGTGAAGTTCACGCCGGCGCCTTACGTGAACCAGCATGGCGGCGGCTTCGGCGGCGTCTTCCAGTTCTGA
- a CDS encoding trypsin-like peptidase domain-containing protein has product MRAERALAALGVAALAVGCGGGEPPPETPATAPSAPAGPAGQASEAACNELFLGAMALEQASDSLAKHGPRPTAAARIRTGRKLIAGYTELRAQLKRAVELDRSLTTEVDAADKALATPVAWFDAATKSQEAHAKQMREIYAEVERLRPAFSAPCKPKEPDCAATASVALNLLLADWSAAALPKTRGDLQKIEPRSPDLQAKLKTLVQKIEEAERSLTEQEKQAEALQATMGEEKNEGIAKAIDKLYARCGVKEKDDKPLTAVRRTQWVTSKEPDLRKMVVVIRVLPEGRIRARLDEWSQLSVGLRRTVFESATRGGFGSGFFVVPREGEVYVVTNRHVVDFGESASLQMPDGAVIPAQIAYTDPNADIAILKPSKPTVSYGLALETEPAKDHQVVIATGYPGLDARPSYQTTRGYVSNQHFVDPWDGASYIQHTAPIDKGNSGGPLTSERFNVLGVNTLKIRSREAVAMSVPATLVADAVARAGAKVDTESQQEDARAACLEVVAELGAPKPNVHTLYRRISLAMVSESGSTSFNTQAGRDRELEDMLLESPIDALRAAIVDRLMLESKTTRINPWETCANPEPDDWQHILTMDRVRFHLRVGGDTKDLVLRREHGRYQLLRLDLTPPTPDPTPTKKPAKKPTKKPTK; this is encoded by the coding sequence GTGAGAGCGGAGCGAGCGCTCGCGGCGCTGGGCGTCGCCGCGCTCGCTGTCGGTTGCGGGGGAGGCGAGCCGCCGCCGGAGACGCCGGCCACCGCGCCGTCCGCGCCGGCGGGCCCGGCGGGGCAGGCGAGCGAGGCCGCGTGCAACGAGCTGTTCCTCGGCGCGATGGCGCTCGAGCAGGCGTCGGACTCGCTCGCGAAGCATGGCCCGCGCCCCACCGCCGCCGCTCGGATCCGCACCGGGCGCAAGCTCATCGCCGGCTACACGGAGCTCCGCGCGCAGCTGAAGCGAGCGGTGGAGCTCGACCGGAGTCTCACGACCGAGGTCGACGCGGCCGACAAGGCGCTCGCGACGCCGGTCGCCTGGTTCGACGCGGCGACGAAGTCGCAAGAGGCGCACGCGAAGCAGATGCGCGAGATCTACGCCGAGGTGGAGCGTCTCCGCCCGGCGTTCTCGGCGCCGTGCAAGCCGAAGGAGCCGGACTGCGCGGCGACGGCGTCGGTGGCGCTGAACCTCCTCCTCGCCGACTGGTCCGCCGCCGCGCTCCCGAAGACGCGCGGCGATCTCCAGAAGATCGAGCCGAGGAGCCCGGACCTGCAGGCCAAGCTGAAGACGCTCGTGCAGAAGATCGAGGAGGCCGAGCGCTCGCTCACGGAGCAAGAGAAGCAGGCCGAGGCGCTCCAGGCGACGATGGGGGAAGAGAAGAACGAGGGCATCGCGAAGGCGATCGACAAGCTCTACGCCCGCTGCGGCGTGAAGGAGAAGGACGACAAGCCGCTCACCGCCGTGCGCCGGACGCAGTGGGTCACGTCGAAGGAGCCCGACCTCCGCAAGATGGTCGTGGTCATCCGCGTCCTGCCCGAAGGTCGCATCCGCGCGCGCCTCGACGAGTGGTCGCAGCTCTCGGTCGGTCTCCGGCGCACGGTCTTCGAGAGCGCGACGCGCGGCGGCTTCGGGAGCGGCTTCTTCGTCGTCCCGCGGGAGGGGGAGGTCTACGTCGTCACGAACCGGCACGTCGTCGACTTCGGCGAGAGCGCGAGCCTGCAGATGCCGGACGGCGCCGTCATCCCCGCGCAGATCGCGTACACCGATCCGAACGCGGACATCGCGATCCTCAAGCCGTCGAAGCCGACCGTCAGCTACGGCCTCGCGCTCGAGACGGAGCCGGCGAAGGACCATCAGGTCGTCATCGCGACGGGCTACCCCGGCCTCGACGCGCGACCCTCCTACCAGACGACGCGCGGCTACGTCTCGAACCAGCACTTCGTCGATCCCTGGGACGGCGCCTCGTACATCCAGCACACCGCTCCGATCGACAAGGGCAACAGCGGCGGACCGCTGACGAGCGAGCGCTTCAACGTGCTCGGCGTGAACACGCTGAAGATCCGATCGCGCGAGGCGGTCGCGATGTCGGTCCCCGCCACCCTCGTCGCCGACGCCGTCGCGCGCGCCGGCGCCAAGGTCGACACGGAATCGCAGCAAGAAGACGCGCGCGCGGCGTGCCTCGAGGTCGTCGCCGAGCTCGGCGCGCCGAAGCCGAACGTCCACACGCTCTACCGCCGCATCTCGCTCGCGATGGTGTCGGAGTCGGGCTCCACCTCGTTCAACACGCAAGCGGGGCGCGACCGCGAGCTCGAGGACATGCTGCTCGAGTCGCCGATCGACGCGCTCCGCGCCGCGATCGTCGATCGGCTCATGCTCGAGTCGAAGACCACGCGCATCAACCCGTGGGAGACGTGCGCCAACCCCGAGCCCGACGACTGGCAGCACATCCTGACGATGGACCGCGTCCGCTTCCACCTCCGCGTCGGCGGCGACACGAAGGACCTCGTCCTCCGCCGCGAGCACGGCCGCTACCAACTCCTCCGCCTCGACCTCACCCCACCGACGCCAGACCCCACCCCCACCAAGAAGCCCGCAAAGAAACCAACCAAAAAGCCAACCAAGTAG